Proteins encoded within one genomic window of Methanolacinia paynteri:
- a CDS encoding ABC transporter ATP-binding protein, with amino-acid sequence MNAVEAEDLRKSFGSVTAVDGVSLSIPEGGIFGFLGPNGAGKTTTIRMMTGVLIPDSGSARIFGNDVHSDPLAAKLKMGVIPENGTVYSDLTAEENILITGKFYGMDRELREKRAGEILEWLGLTERRNDLVRMFSKGMRQRISIACAIVHSPPLLILDEPTTGLDVYSRRLVIDTIRRMNSEGSTILLTTHNIEEANMLCSDIGIINKGRIVATGSPEKLKKTFDTSRYVEVSFNKPVAESYFAAPGITRAEQWGDKWRIYSDDPDLAVKHVASMAEHENLSIISIATSNPTLEEAFVKLTEEA; translated from the coding sequence ATGAATGCAGTCGAAGCTGAAGATCTCAGGAAATCTTTCGGGTCTGTAACCGCCGTTGACGGGGTCAGCCTGTCGATCCCTGAAGGAGGAATATTCGGGTTCCTTGGCCCTAACGGGGCGGGAAAGACCACGACAATCCGGATGATGACCGGAGTCCTGATCCCGGATTCCGGCTCTGCAAGGATATTCGGAAACGACGTTCACAGCGATCCCCTTGCTGCAAAGCTTAAGATGGGTGTGATTCCCGAGAACGGTACCGTATACAGTGATCTCACCGCGGAGGAGAACATACTCATCACCGGAAAGTTCTACGGGATGGACAGGGAGCTCCGTGAGAAGCGTGCCGGAGAGATCCTTGAATGGCTGGGATTAACCGAAAGGCGAAACGATCTCGTGCGTATGTTTTCGAAGGGAATGCGGCAGAGAATAAGCATCGCCTGTGCAATCGTCCATTCACCGCCTCTTCTTATTCTCGACGAGCCGACGACAGGCCTGGACGTATACAGCAGGAGGCTCGTCATCGACACCATCCGCCGGATGAATTCTGAAGGCAGCACCATCCTCCTTACAACCCACAATATCGAGGAGGCGAACATGCTCTGCAGCGACATCGGCATAATAAACAAGGGGAGGATTGTTGCGACGGGCAGCCCGGAGAAGCTCAAAAAGACCTTCGATACGTCAAGATACGTGGAGGTCTCCTTCAACAAGCCGGTCGCGGAATCGTACTTTGCAGCCCCGGGTATCACCCGTGCCGAGCAGTGGGGGGACAAGTGGCGGATATACTCGGACGATCCCGATCTCGCCGTAAAACATGTCGCATCGATGGCAGAGCACGAAAATCTCTCCATTATCTCGATTGCAACATCGAATCCGACACTCGAAGAGGCATTTGTGAAACTTACGGAGGAAGCCTGA
- a CDS encoding PQQ-dependent sugar dehydrogenase — translation MRLIIAGLSIVVVLALIFFALLIIEGPVPVLGNNSGTAGFISLPTGFKAEVFADNVPGARSLATGDQGTIFVGTRNEGTVYALKDTNGDGCSDEQWTIAEGLFMPNGVAFKNGSLYVAEVDKIIRYDGIEESLDKPPEPVTVFSDLPSNTSHGWKFIRLGPDGMLYIPVGMPCNICDPPESIYGTISRINPDGTGFEIYATGIRNTVGFDWDPETGDLWFTDNGRDWLGDDLPPDELNRAPESGMDFGFPYYYGDNIENPEYAGGDNPAGTIPPVVELPAHVAPLGMRFYTGSMFPEEYNNTIFIAEHGSWNRETPIGYQVVTVRPGDETPEAVVFATGFLDSSGEVNGRPVDVEVLPDGSMLVSDDYAGKIYRISYEEAG, via the coding sequence ATGCGCCTGATAATTGCCGGACTTAGTATTGTAGTGGTCTTAGCACTGATATTTTTCGCCCTTTTAATCATTGAAGGGCCTGTTCCGGTCCTCGGAAACAATTCCGGGACTGCAGGATTTATCTCCCTTCCTACGGGATTTAAAGCAGAAGTTTTTGCAGATAATGTTCCGGGTGCACGCTCCCTTGCCACCGGGGATCAGGGAACGATATTTGTCGGCACCCGGAATGAGGGAACGGTTTACGCACTTAAGGATACCAACGGCGACGGCTGCTCCGATGAGCAGTGGACTATTGCTGAAGGGCTCTTTATGCCGAACGGGGTTGCATTCAAAAACGGATCGCTCTACGTGGCTGAAGTCGACAAGATAATCCGGTACGACGGTATCGAGGAAAGTCTCGACAAACCGCCGGAGCCTGTGACGGTATTCTCCGATCTCCCGTCCAATACGAGTCACGGCTGGAAATTCATCAGGCTCGGCCCGGACGGGATGCTGTATATACCGGTCGGAATGCCCTGCAATATCTGCGATCCTCCGGAGAGTATTTACGGGACTATTTCCCGCATCAATCCAGACGGGACCGGTTTTGAGATCTACGCCACAGGAATCAGGAACACGGTCGGATTCGACTGGGACCCCGAAACGGGCGATCTCTGGTTCACCGACAACGGAAGGGACTGGCTTGGGGATGATCTTCCCCCGGACGAGCTGAACCGTGCACCGGAGTCGGGCATGGATTTCGGGTTCCCCTATTATTACGGCGACAATATTGAGAATCCAGAGTATGCAGGAGGGGACAATCCGGCCGGCACCATACCTCCGGTTGTTGAGCTTCCCGCCCATGTCGCTCCCCTGGGCATGCGGTTCTACACGGGATCGATGTTTCCGGAGGAGTACAACAATACGATATTCATAGCCGAACACGGCTCATGGAACAGGGAGACGCCGATCGGATACCAGGTCGTAACTGTCAGGCCGGGGGATGAAACACCCGAGGCGGTCGTGTTCGCCACCGGGTTCCTGGACTCCTCGGGAGAGGTAAACGGAAGGCCGGTTGACGTCGAAGTCCTCCCCGACGGCTCGATGCTTGTCTCGGACGATTATGCAGGAAAGATCTACAGGATTTCTTATGAAGAAGCGGGATGA
- the modA gene encoding molybdate ABC transporter substrate-binding protein, which translates to MKKQIFIISFILLVLFAVFSGCTGQGDNGSASGQAGNTSEILVYCGAGMSEPMEEIASRFTTETGIVVNYNFGGSGTLLSQMELTEKGDVYMPGSTADFNTAMSKGFIVNDTEKLVVYHVPVIAVPKGNPAGITCLADLGNEGVKVELGDASACAIGKLSNKIIEKNGLNQTIYPNVVTRAATVNEIVLQTSLGTVDGSIIWEDLGDSDDLEIIYIPNNQNIVKIVPIGVMTFSASPDEAEEFVEYVSSEKGLSVFEDYGFSTYPADKSADVKA; encoded by the coding sequence ATGAAGAAACAGATTTTTATCATTTCTTTCATCCTTCTGGTTTTGTTTGCTGTCTTTTCAGGATGTACAGGCCAGGGGGATAACGGCAGTGCATCCGGTCAGGCCGGAAATACCAGTGAGATTCTGGTCTACTGCGGAGCAGGAATGAGCGAACCGATGGAAGAGATCGCATCACGGTTCACTACAGAGACAGGTATTGTAGTCAACTATAACTTTGGCGGATCGGGAACTCTTCTCTCGCAGATGGAGCTTACCGAAAAAGGTGACGTATACATGCCCGGATCGACGGCAGATTTCAACACCGCGATGAGCAAGGGGTTCATTGTCAACGATACCGAGAAACTCGTAGTGTATCATGTCCCGGTTATTGCAGTGCCGAAAGGCAACCCTGCGGGAATCACCTGCCTTGCAGATCTCGGAAACGAGGGAGTTAAAGTCGAGCTCGGTGATGCGTCTGCATGCGCAATTGGAAAGTTATCCAACAAGATAATTGAGAAAAACGGCCTGAATCAAACGATCTACCCGAATGTGGTGACACGTGCGGCAACAGTGAACGAGATCGTGCTGCAGACATCTCTCGGAACTGTCGACGGCTCGATAATATGGGAGGATCTTGGTGATTCGGACGACCTTGAGATCATATACATACCGAACAATCAGAACATCGTGAAGATTGTCCCGATCGGCGTTATGACATTCTCGGCGAGTCCTGACGAGGCCGAAGAGTTCGTCGAATACGTTTCATCCGAGAAGGGTCTTTCAGTCTTTGAGGACTATGGATTTAGCACCTATCCGGCTGACAAGTCTGCCGATGTGAAGGCCTAA
- a CDS encoding PAS domain S-box protein: MSKKEPEERAEIQADKYGSCDEWIKAIIGASPIPQFIIDRDHRILFWNEALEKYSGIKSKNVLGTNQHWKAFYRKKKPCLSDLLLDGKEDLIPELYRGRYNKSEFIDGAYEAIDFFPHMGESGIWLDFTASTIRDSRGVIIGAIETLKDVTEQKILEEEQNRIRLWQEGVNRVLESVLAPEPLESKLKIITDGVTEIFGVDLCRIWLIEDGDLCESNCIHAKATKGPDRCDSHDRCLHLKASSGHYAYLEEELYRRVPLGAYTVGRIANGENDSFLTNDAAHEPLVQDHKTVKETGLSSFAEYRMKPPGNEILGVFAVFSRSLISPEMDRILQGLSRSLALIIQKEIAEKKVIKSRDYYLKLFDEFPNPIWRSDNSGKCDYFNKEWLRFTGRTVDQEMGGGWTEGVHPEDFDLCLEIYTRAFSKQQPFEMEYRLRYNDGTYHWLLDSGKPFYDFDGRFAGYIGACYDINDRKLAEEALKTSEEKYKAFFDTSVDCVFITTIEGRWVDFNNAAMRLFGYDDHEELMDIKISDLYADPGDRKKHIRYISEKGYSHEYPVDLRKKDGTVINTLITTIARKDDKGRISGFQGTIRDVTEKKRAEEAIQVAVKLNQMIDSMSVDESMRYTLDEAERLTESRIGFFHFVNPDEKTIHLVAWSTKTSNKCYIPKEPEREYPITKAGVWVDCLRQRKAIIHNDYAGLSHKKGLPKGHVGVTREIVAPIFDKGRIVAIIGVGNKSTDYNENDLNILTLLAKNAWTLVRRKQAEEELRESHKLYRELVENIDDVIFSLDLQGNFMYISPVVESLYGYSQEDMTGRHFTNYIHPDDQSACIEAFKKRLKGEYGRNEFRIVAKNGKIHYVMVSQRPILDDDDKLSGFNYIMTNITRRKQAEEEEQLTRERFETLLKVSEMHDASEAELSEYVMQAASRMTDSSLAFIGTMKPDESVMDIMAWSESTMKECKVAASPIHYPIDSAGIWADAVRKRVPKIANNYSKPLSGKKGLPKGHVKITRFLSVPVVDDGRVVMVAAVANKPQDYDKADVTRLTLLMQGVWVNLQRRRAEEALRESEYRFRELFNSMSSGVAVYRAIDDGADFEFIDFNHGAEIIEKIKKKKVIGRRVSEVFPGVTEFGLMDVFRRVWQNGKSEHHPVSLYTDERISSWRENYVYRLPSMEIVAIYEDVTGRKQAEEALRENENRYRTLFEESPISLWEEDFSKVKDWIDTKKSEGVTDFGSYLGEHQDECRRCARMVRVIQINHATTALFGADSSEEFSRGVDMPFSAESLDSFCDEIVALSKGETEFEKEVILRTFQGEDKIVIMKVIVVPGYEQSLSRIFVSVIDITQRKNVEESLREANKKLNMLSSITRHDILNMIMVIRGYLELSDDLDDKTVMQGYLEKEKEAVNTIQRQIEFTRYYQDIGVKEPDWQDTEAVADSVAGTLDLNGIKFENSLKGLEIFCDPLIEKVFYNLIENSLRHGEHVTSIGFSYSEEDDGLVISYRDNGTGISEEDKEKLFKKGFGKHTGLGLFLSKEILSITGITIAEDGVPGKGVDFRITVPKGSYRYNGNSC, encoded by the coding sequence ATGTCCAAAAAAGAACCGGAAGAGAGAGCAGAAATCCAGGCTGACAAATACGGCAGTTGCGATGAATGGATAAAAGCCATTATCGGTGCATCTCCGATCCCGCAGTTTATCATAGACAGGGATCACAGGATTCTCTTCTGGAACGAAGCACTGGAGAAATACAGCGGAATAAAATCAAAGAACGTCCTGGGGACAAATCAGCACTGGAAGGCATTTTACCGGAAGAAAAAACCCTGCCTCTCTGATCTGCTTCTTGACGGAAAGGAAGATTTGATTCCTGAACTCTACAGGGGCAGATACAATAAATCGGAATTTATCGACGGTGCATATGAAGCGATCGACTTTTTCCCCCATATGGGGGAATCGGGGATCTGGCTGGATTTCACCGCAAGTACAATCCGGGACAGCAGGGGCGTTATCATCGGTGCGATCGAGACGCTGAAAGATGTAACCGAACAGAAAATACTTGAAGAGGAGCAGAACAGAATCCGTCTCTGGCAGGAGGGGGTTAACAGGGTCCTCGAATCGGTTCTTGCTCCTGAGCCGTTAGAGAGTAAATTAAAGATCATAACCGACGGGGTTACAGAGATCTTCGGGGTGGATCTCTGCCGGATCTGGCTCATTGAAGACGGAGATCTCTGTGAAAGCAATTGTATTCATGCCAAAGCCACCAAAGGGCCGGACAGATGCGATTCCCACGACAGATGCCTGCACCTGAAAGCGAGCTCGGGCCATTATGCATATCTCGAAGAGGAATTATACCGGCGTGTCCCGCTGGGTGCCTACACTGTGGGGCGGATCGCCAATGGAGAGAACGACTCTTTTCTCACAAACGATGCTGCACACGAACCGCTGGTGCAGGATCATAAAACCGTGAAGGAAACCGGTCTTTCCTCTTTTGCGGAATATCGCATGAAACCGCCCGGAAACGAAATTTTAGGGGTATTTGCAGTTTTTTCAAGATCACTCATTTCGCCTGAAATGGACAGAATCCTCCAGGGTTTGAGCCGTTCCCTGGCACTTATCATCCAGAAAGAGATCGCCGAAAAGAAGGTGATAAAATCAAGGGATTATTACCTTAAGCTCTTCGACGAATTCCCAAATCCAATCTGGCGTTCGGACAACAGCGGTAAATGCGACTATTTCAACAAAGAATGGCTCCGTTTCACCGGCCGGACTGTCGACCAGGAGATGGGGGGCGGATGGACGGAAGGCGTGCACCCGGAGGATTTTGACCTGTGCCTTGAGATCTATACCAGGGCTTTCAGTAAACAGCAGCCGTTTGAGATGGAGTACAGGCTCAGGTACAATGACGGTACCTACCACTGGCTGCTTGACAGCGGCAAGCCGTTCTATGACTTTGATGGTCGGTTTGCCGGGTATATCGGAGCCTGTTACGACATCAACGATCGGAAACTGGCGGAAGAGGCCCTTAAGACGAGCGAGGAGAAATATAAAGCCTTCTTCGACACTTCTGTCGACTGTGTATTCATCACTACAATCGAAGGCAGATGGGTAGATTTCAATAACGCCGCCATGAGGTTGTTCGGCTACGATGACCATGAAGAACTGATGGATATAAAAATCAGCGATCTCTATGCAGATCCTGGAGATCGGAAAAAACACATCCGATATATCAGCGAAAAAGGCTATTCGCACGAATATCCAGTCGATCTTCGCAAAAAAGACGGAACCGTCATCAACACGCTTATAACTACAATTGCACGGAAAGACGACAAAGGCAGGATAAGCGGTTTCCAGGGCACTATCAGGGATGTTACAGAGAAGAAACGGGCAGAAGAAGCGATTCAGGTCGCTGTAAAATTAAACCAGATGATAGATTCGATGTCCGTCGATGAAAGCATGAGATATACTCTCGATGAAGCGGAACGGCTGACGGAAAGCAGGATCGGATTCTTCCATTTCGTTAACCCGGACGAGAAGACAATTCACCTGGTCGCCTGGTCGACAAAAACAAGCAACAAATGCTATATCCCAAAAGAACCGGAAAGGGAGTATCCTATAACAAAAGCTGGCGTATGGGTGGATTGTCTCCGGCAAAGAAAAGCAATAATACACAACGATTACGCAGGCCTGTCCCATAAAAAAGGTCTGCCAAAGGGTCATGTCGGGGTGACGAGGGAGATTGTAGCTCCGATATTTGACAAAGGCAGGATTGTCGCGATCATTGGAGTAGGCAACAAATCAACGGATTATAATGAGAATGATCTCAATATTCTGACCCTTCTTGCAAAAAATGCCTGGACCCTGGTCAGGCGCAAACAGGCTGAGGAAGAGCTCCGCGAGAGTCACAAGCTCTATCGCGAACTCGTGGAGAATATCGATGATGTAATATTCTCCCTTGATCTTCAGGGAAATTTTATGTATATCAGTCCTGTTGTCGAGAGCCTGTACGGCTACTCGCAGGAAGATATGACGGGCCGGCATTTCACCAATTATATCCATCCCGATGATCAGTCCGCATGTATAGAGGCCTTTAAGAAGAGGCTTAAGGGTGAATATGGACGAAACGAGTTCAGGATCGTTGCCAAAAACGGGAAAATACATTATGTAATGGTCTCCCAGCGTCCCATCCTCGATGATGACGATAAGCTTAGCGGTTTCAATTACATCATGACGAATATCACCAGGCGCAAACAGGCGGAAGAGGAGGAACAGCTGACCAGGGAGCGTTTTGAAACTCTGTTGAAGGTTTCCGAGATGCATGACGCCAGCGAAGCGGAGTTGTCGGAGTACGTTATGCAGGCAGCCTCCCGGATGACAGACAGTTCGCTCGCCTTCATCGGTACGATGAAGCCCGACGAATCCGTGATGGATATCATGGCATGGTCTGAATCGACCATGAAGGAGTGCAAAGTCGCTGCCTCACCGATTCATTACCCGATAGACAGTGCCGGTATCTGGGCGGATGCAGTGAGGAAACGCGTACCGAAGATTGCCAATAATTATTCGAAGCCCCTTTCAGGCAAGAAGGGGCTGCCGAAAGGGCATGTGAAGATCACGAGGTTCCTCTCCGTCCCGGTCGTCGACGACGGGAGGGTTGTGATGGTTGCAGCGGTTGCAAACAAACCGCAGGATTATGACAAGGCCGATGTCACCCGACTGACACTTCTTATGCAGGGTGTCTGGGTGAATCTCCAGAGACGGAGAGCGGAAGAGGCATTACGCGAAAGCGAATACAGGTTCAGGGAGCTCTTTAATTCCATGAGTAGCGGTGTTGCTGTATACCGTGCTATAGACGACGGAGCAGATTTCGAATTTATAGATTTCAACCATGGTGCGGAGATTATTGAGAAGATCAAAAAGAAGAAAGTGATAGGAAGGCGTGTCAGCGAGGTTTTCCCTGGTGTTACGGAATTCGGACTGATGGATGTATTCAGGAGGGTCTGGCAAAACGGCAAATCCGAGCATCACCCCGTATCGCTGTACACTGACGAGCGTATCAGTAGCTGGCGCGAGAACTACGTCTACCGTTTACCATCGATGGAGATTGTTGCAATATATGAAGATGTAACCGGGAGAAAGCAGGCGGAAGAGGCGCTACGTGAGAACGAAAACAGGTACCGGACTTTGTTTGAGGAATCCCCTATTTCCTTATGGGAAGAGGACTTTTCAAAGGTTAAAGACTGGATAGATACCAAAAAAAGTGAGGGTGTCACGGATTTCGGTTCATATCTCGGGGAGCATCAGGATGAATGCCGCAGATGCGCCAGGATGGTAAGGGTGATCCAGATCAATCATGCAACTACGGCGCTGTTCGGTGCAGACTCCTCAGAAGAATTCTCCAGGGGTGTGGACATGCCGTTTTCAGCCGAGTCGCTGGATTCTTTCTGTGATGAGATCGTTGCACTCTCCAAAGGCGAAACCGAGTTTGAAAAAGAGGTTATTCTCCGGACATTCCAGGGAGAGGACAAGATCGTCATCATGAAAGTAATTGTAGTCCCCGGTTACGAACAGTCACTTTCAAGGATCTTCGTCTCGGTGATAGACATCACTCAGAGAAAGAACGTCGAGGAGTCACTAAGGGAGGCGAATAAGAAACTGAATATGCTCTCCTCCATTACAAGGCACGATATCCTCAACATGATCATGGTAATACGGGGTTACCTTGAACTATCGGACGATCTGGATGACAAAACTGTAATGCAGGGATATCTCGAAAAGGAGAAAGAAGCTGTCAATACGATTCAAAGGCAGATCGAGTTTACCAGGTATTACCAGGATATCGGAGTAAAGGAGCCCGACTGGCAGGATACCGAAGCAGTGGCCGATTCGGTTGCAGGGACACTGGATCTAAATGGGATCAAATTTGAAAATTCCCTTAAAGGGCTTGAAATATTCTGCGATCCCCTGATAGAGAAGGTCTTCTATAACCTGATCGAAAACTCCCTCCGCCATGGCGAACACGTGACATCGATCGGTTTTTCCTATTCGGAGGAAGACGACGGACTCGTGATCTCTTACCGTGACAACGGTACCGGGATAAGCGAAGAGGACAAGGAAAAACTCTTCAAAAAAGGATTCGGAAAACATACCGGCCTCGGGCTTTTCCTCTCAAAGGAGATCCTCTCGATAACCGGAATCACCATTGCTGAAGACGGTGTGCCCGGGAAGGGTGTCGACTTCAGGATCACCGTCCCGAAAGGCAGCTACAGGTATAACGGGAATAGTTGCTGA
- a CDS encoding ABC transporter permease: MDWKTFAGSILAVMEKNMRIYYFKGPVMIFGLLFPLIMFFTFFIGRDLDLVLFYPGFLGMMLFFTASSVGPLITPWEKREKTYERLVSLPVILESIIIGDVLAGAVFGTAITIVVFCISALILPLNIANAGILLLAIILGSIAFAALGTLLSSPATNNPSNIMMLSSLVRLPIIFISGIFIPLSQLGGWSYVLTSFSPLTYIVDLFHSSLNGDGVYPVWMDVLVMLAVILLFIGGAKAIQKRNLAKGV, encoded by the coding sequence ATGGACTGGAAGACCTTTGCAGGTAGCATTCTGGCCGTAATGGAGAAGAACATGCGCATATATTACTTCAAGGGGCCTGTGATGATCTTCGGCCTGCTCTTCCCACTGATCATGTTCTTCACCTTCTTCATCGGGAGAGACCTGGATCTCGTTTTGTTCTATCCCGGCTTTCTCGGCATGATGCTCTTCTTCACCGCATCATCGGTCGGTCCGCTTATAACCCCGTGGGAGAAGAGGGAGAAGACATACGAGCGCCTTGTCTCCCTTCCGGTGATCCTTGAAAGCATAATAATCGGTGACGTGCTTGCCGGAGCCGTATTCGGGACAGCAATTACGATAGTGGTATTCTGCATCTCGGCACTGATCCTCCCTCTAAATATCGCAAATGCAGGTATTCTGCTGCTTGCAATTATACTCGGATCGATAGCATTCGCAGCCCTCGGAACCCTGCTGTCGTCCCCGGCGACGAACAATCCCTCCAATATAATGATGCTGTCGAGTCTTGTCCGCCTCCCGATAATATTCATCTCCGGGATCTTCATTCCATTAAGCCAGCTTGGGGGTTGGAGCTATGTACTGACGTCATTTTCCCCGCTGACCTACATCGTGGATCTCTTCCACTCTTCCCTGAACGGCGACGGGGTGTACCCGGTTTGGATGGACGTGCTAGTGATGCTGGCGGTAATACTACTGTTCATCGGCGGTGCGAAGGCGATACAGAAGAGGAACCTTGCAAAAGGAGTATGA